Proteins encoded by one window of Arachis hypogaea cultivar Tifrunner chromosome 1, arahy.Tifrunner.gnm2.J5K5, whole genome shotgun sequence:
- the LOC112702708 gene encoding uncharacterized protein, which translates to MQRAKIAIKTMFRNRKYAYTPYTSILKIRWDKHLKRDLHAAAYFLNPYFFYSEEFVEKANILRSLLDLFDIKTLCDDSVAAMQEIQLYRDRKGSFGRESALKAIKRLEPGEWWRLHGGSAPNLQKMAIRLLHQTSSSFGCERNWSFFEQIHSKRRNRLEHQRLSDIVYVTYNLCLQSRMHHKKKNYDPIDIQSIDTVDFWVMSDEDNPEFTNGDIEGIENLIYTDNAMPSYPKDGGDVEVDVDLPDAADSSNTASFGGTFDNGGFGLPVYDGDIGTLNDNYNF; encoded by the exons ATGCAAAGAGCCAAAATTGCTATCAAGACAATGTTTAGAAATAGAAAATATGCATACACACCTTATACAAGTATCTTGAAAATACGATGGGATAAGCATTTGAAGCGTGACCTCCATGCAGCAGCATACTTTTTGAATCCATATTTCTTCTATAGTGAGGAGTTTGTTGAGAAGGCAAATATCTTGAGGTCTTTGCTTGATTTATTTGATATTAAAACTCTTTGCGATGACTCAGTTGCCGCAATGCAAGAGATACAGTTGTATCGAGATCGAAAAGGAAGTTTTGGAAGGGAAAGTGCTTTGAAAGCAATTAAGAGACTTGAACCTG GTGAATGGTGGAGGCTACACGGTGGGAGTGCTCCTAACTTGCAAAAAATGGCAAttcgtcttcttcatcaaacatctTCATCATTCGGATGTGAGAGGAACTGGAGCTTCTTTGAACAAATCCATTCAAAGAGAAGGAACCGATTAGAGCATCAAAGGCTAAGTGACATTGTTTATGTGACTTATAATCTATGCCTTCAATCTAGAATGCATCACAAGAAGAAGAATTATGATCCAATTGACATTCAAAGCATTGACACAGTAGATTTTTGGGTAATGTCGGATGAAGATAATCCTGAATTTACTAATGGAGACATCGAAggtattgaaaatttaatttacacaGATAATGCTATGCCTTCATATCCTAAAG atggagGAGATGTGGAAGTTGATGTGGATTTGCCTGATGCTGCTGATTCTTCAAATACAGCTTCTTTTGGTGGTACTTTTGATAATGGTGGCTTTGGATTACCTGTTTATGATGGAGATATTGGAACACTTaatgataattataatttttga